From Saccharomycodes ludwigii strain NBRC 1722 chromosome IV, whole genome shotgun sequence, one genomic window encodes:
- the ZAP1 gene encoding Zap1p (similar to Saccharomyces cerevisiae YJL056C | ZAP1 | Zinc-responsive Activator Protein), with the protein MLYQNTQQNKIYSTVGCEQNDADNNEPNVAIHANPHDDIGLSHNVTSNTSKKEDNIPNNIPGGIVHGHIHNYNNLTYIHGHIHNHKKQNSITDDTNKNHNVATKTVPNTDVIDHTGDAIPSGTTEYNLSCPGVYKNAEKNENNASICNNFDDCQHFEFINYHNFNLFDHDESLFNRTLNPTTDLDLLSNFNSISATNTSNHDNYGSKDYLTPNSHNHFFPSQDTSLTDKNDYTDSTENTFFVNDSADENKALTPVLLLSQNTNTDTNNKRLYTEGNKIDKNEKKKKLCTKKNCFPRLVEICCDNVHNVDTSNETSTNTNKDINSSETSCKTLTENQKNGSTTNPNNCDLNKNNNGNCLNDTEVLFLEPPSATSMFQSLSNASSELIDCTLTCPHTNISNNFDKITVNNNSAGISHDHIFNSKTDSKIIEDFVSISNMYDFPFGKHHHHQHHQKQDASGNKNSATPSSPSTNTKFNDITNDKNQVNGNMINSDNDKNNLNLLDSSLKKNPNATHGNSSYGHHHHHHHKLELHDHSAEFNNILLNSNNNENLNSNIGTIFNHFSDNNNNNNNNNTITTTPTTTTDNNNGSSFTSNLHTIPSMNCRPVSKERSTLMDCFKFHHQPHINTSTDNTVENTNTSASEFDTTKHHFHPAISPGTHGIYSTQINFNWHLQQLGEENNGNDSSTLKANADTNTGKNLAHFPCKWDECKVEFDTLLDLQGHMLHDHVDESSQNCEWLNCEFHGDDICSLVNHINDCHGIGFQMEMANIEHSNDLNYGQQHHACIPPKVNDIIKQDNIKAIPPNSTDIQQVLSTTWPDKDSGYKCHEGNSLHRCKWSGCNETFKNCCDLDKHLQEFHLEKGKSMYNCLWGNCNKSFKQRQKLQRHLKVHSCYKGYKCDVCDKSFSTKDVLRQHMNTHNDFKLYTCAVCHKGFNSQSSLKIHFRIHTGEKPLSCKICGKKFNEHSNLSKHIKTHMHKYKCPECTKSFNTLEKLNNHQQNIHHK; encoded by the coding sequence ATGTTATATCAAAATACTCAAcagaataaaatatattctaCTGTAGGTTGCGAACAAAATGATGCGGATAATAACGAACCCAATGTCGCTATTCATGCTAATCCACATGATGACATAGGACTAAGCCATAATGTTACCTCCAATACGTCTAAAAAAGAGGATAATATCCCAAATAACATTCCTGGCGGCATAGTCCATGGTCATATTCACAATTACAATAATTTGACTTACATTCATGGTCACATCCACaatcataaaaaacaaaattccATAACCGATgatactaataaaaatcacAATGTTGCTACCAAAACTGTACCAAATACTGATGTTATTGATCATACTGGTGATGCCATCCCTAGTGGGACGACGGAGTACAATTTAAGCTGTCCCGgtgtttataaaaatgcTGAGAAGAACGAAAATAATGCTTCTATATGCAATAATTTTGATGATTGCCAACATTTCGAGTTTATCAATTATCACaactttaatttatttgatCATGACGAAAGCCTTTTCAATCGTACATTAAATCCTACTACCgatttagatttattatctAATTTCAATAGCATAAGCGCAACCAACACTAGTAATCATGATAATTATGGAAGTAAAGATTATCTGACCCCCAACAGTCATAATCATTTTTTCCCATCACAGGACACCAGTTTAACCGACAAAAATGATTACACTGATTCTACGGAAAacactttttttgtaaatgaCAGTGcagatgaaaataaagcaTTAACGCccgttttattattatctcaAAATACTAACACCGATACTAATAACAAGCGATTATATACCGaaggaaataaaattgacaaaaatgaaaagaaaaaaaaattatgtactaaaaaaaactgttttCCAAGATTGGTAGAAATATGCTGCGATAATGTACACAATGTCGATACCTCTAATGAAACAAGcacaaatacaaataaagatataaatAGTTCCGAAACTTCCTGTAAGACCCTTActgaaaatcaaaaaaatggcTCCACCACTAATCCAAATAATTGCGacttaaataaaaataataatggaaaCTGTTTAAACGACACAGAAGTCTTATTTTTAGAGCCACCAAGTGCCACCTCCATGTTTCAATCCTTATCTAATGCGTCTTCTGAATTAATAGATTGTACTTTAACCTGTCCTCATACAAATATCAGCAATAATTTTGACAAAATTACTGTAAACAATAATTCTGCTGGTATTTCTCACGATCATATATTTAACTCTAAAACTgattcaaaaataatagagGATTTTGTTAGTATTTCTAATATGTATGATTTCCCATTTGGTAAACATCACCATCACCAACACCATCAGAAACAAGATGCTAGTGGTAACAAAAATTCCGCAACACCCTCTTCTCCATCTACTAATACCAAGTTTAATGATATTACCaatgataaaaatcaaGTCAATGGTAATATGATCAATAGCGacaatgataaaaataatttaaatttattggattcatctttgaaaaaaaaccccAATGCAACTCATGGAAACAGTAGTTATGGtcaccatcatcatcatcatcacaAATTAGAATTACATGATCATTCTGCTGAATTTAATaacatattattaaacagtaataataacgaaaATCTTAATTCCAACATTGGCACAATTTTTAATCATTTTAGcgataacaacaacaacaacaacaacaacaacaccaTCACTACTACTCCTACTACTACAactgataataacaacggAAGCAGCTTTACTTCTAATTTACACACCATTCCCTCAATGAACTGTAGACCAGTTAGTAAAGAAAGATCCACGTTGATGGactgttttaaatttcatCATCAGCCTCATATCAATACAAGCACTGACAATACTGTAGAAAATACCAACACATCTGCGTCTGAATTCGATACAACAAAACACCATTTTCATCCAGCTATCTCGCCTGGTACACATGGGATATACTCTACTCAGATCAATTTCAATTGGCATCTCCAGCAACTTggagaagaaaataatggCAATGACTCTTCGACTTTGAAAGCTAACGCAGATACTAATACGGGTAAAAACTTGGCTCATTTCCCATGCAAATGGGATGAATGCAAAGTTGAATTTGACACTTTACTCGACTTACAAGGACATATGCTACATGATCATGTGGACGAAAGCTCCCAAAATTGCGAATGGTTAAATTGTGAGTTTCATGGTGATGATATATGCTCTTTAGTCAACCATATAAATGATTGCCACGGTATTGGGTTCCAAATGGAAATGGCCAATATTGAACATTCAAATGATTTGAATTATGGTCAGCAGCATCATGCCTGCATCCCTCCTAAGGTGAATGACATCATTAAACAAGATAATATCAAGGCAATACCACCTAATAGTACTGACATTCAACAAGTGCTCAGCACCACATGGCCAGACAAAGATTCCGGTTACAAATGCCATGAAGGCAATTCGTTACATCGTTGTAAATGGAGTGGTTGTAATGAAACGTTTAAAAACTGCTGTGATTTAGACAAGCATTTGCAAGAATTTCATTTAGAAAAGGGTAAAAGCATGTATAATTGCCTTTGGGGAAACTgtaataaatcttttaaacaAAGACAAAAGTTGCAACGCCATTTAAAGGTTCATTCATGTTACAAGGGTTACAAGTGTGATGTTTGtgataaaagtttttcCACTAAAGATGTCTTACGACAACACATGAATACTCATAAcgattttaaattatatactTGTGCAGTTTGTCACAAAGGATTTAATTCACAAAGCTCCCTGAAAATCCACTTTAGAATACACACTGGAGAAAAGCCGTTAAGTTGTAAAATATGTGGGAAAAAGTTTAATGAACACTCAAACTTGTCTAAACATATAAAGACACATATGCACAAGTACAAATGTCCCGAGTGTACTAAGAGTTTTAACACGCTGgagaaattaaataatcatCAACAAAATATTCATCATAAATGA
- the LOG1 gene encoding Log1p (similar to Saccharomyces cerevisiae YJL055W | LOnely Guy | putative protein of unknown function) → MTEQQQQQQEEQSAKPYVKSVCVYCGSSFGTDKSIIKAAEKLGELFYKLNWRLVYGGGTTGLMGTIAYAAMGNTIDGNSLGNVLGVIPEALVIKERNSNSTSDDANTDIVEKINSDVQNGKHNGYTPLSEKYGKTVIVKSMHLRKELMAKESDCFVAMPGGYGTLEEIMECITWSQLGIHDKPIVLFNYKGFYDPLLDFIKKSIELGFISAKNGEIIKVASTADEVIELINNYKIPLNSRFNLKWGQQ, encoded by the coding sequence atgactgaacaacaacaacaacaacaagaagaaCAAAGTGCCAAACCATATGTTAAATCCGTTTGTGTTTATTGTGGATCTTCCTTTGGTACTGACaaaagtattattaaagCAGCTGAAAAACTAGGTGaactattttataaattaaactGGAGATTAGTTTATGGAGGTGGTACTACTGGGTTAATGGGTACCATAGCATATGCAGCAATGGGAAATACTATTGATGGCAATTCATTGGGTAATGTTTTGGGTGTTATACCTGAAGCATTGGTTATCAAAGAAAGAAATTCTAATAGCACAAGTGATGATGCGAATACAGacattgttgaaaaaatcaatagTGATGTACAGAATGGTAAGCATAATGGTTATACTCCTTTAAGTGAGAAATATGGTAAAACCGTAATAGTTAAAAGTATGCATTTGAGAAAGGAATTGATGGCTAAGGAAAGTGATTGTTTTGTTGCTATGCCTGGTGGATATGGTACTTTGGAAGAAATTATGGAATGTATTACTTGGTCCCAATTGGGTATTCACGATAAGCCTATTGTTTTGTTTAACTATAAGGGTTTTTATGATCCTTTGTTAGATTTCATTAAGAAATCTATCGAACTGGGATTTATAAGTGCTAAGAATGgtgaaattattaaagtCGCCTCAACGGCTGATGAAGTTATTGAATTGATCaataattacaaaataCCTTTGAACTCTAGGTTTAATTTGAAATGGGGTCAACAATAA
- the IKS1 gene encoding protein kinase IKS1 (similar to Saccharomyces cerevisiae YJL057C | IKS1 | protein kinase of unknown cellular role): MENTLMSLILYKQVNEPITTINASNDSSGDSSGNSIDNNSLVLANGSIILRDPRSNTLVLHNNVSDKITLLQSIFHDLEYTCPTCGHPLKDKVEYENLKIRNNTNSTNMKVRDNLYSTSTNNNNNNNNNNNNNNSTTTNNNNDNNIDFDNSASQRFIHENYFRLLNKGLLADKSNILPASTSSQSSSSSFSSPSSSSPSPLDHIPASLFTQGYYKTFFKKLALLGIGARGSVFKVQHVLLNSINLGVYALKKIPIGNNLDWLAKGMSEVQLLSKITNNHPNLISYNHVWLEMDNSNGIIQSDENTINKSENIFLSDQQVMNSTTENPGYSKVPCIFILQQYCAGGNLEDCLKRNVWNIENEFDSREERKRKFKNMRMKRRLSNNGSNVNIFNEGLSTSNIVSILKDIACGLHKLHELNIIHRDLKPSNCLLTKKYEAGDPKFPTIVISDFGESQIEGQLRTATGATGTIEFTAPEVLIDKNTNSSTANSIKTVANNTNNNKYCEFTFKSDMYSLGMVGYFLIFRELPWEKIPTMSELKVRIRSYVFSSEKMRENYHFAPEIDPRLFKLLENLLSHDPETRFSTDEVLIFLESIESIKDETENTKNETEHVRANSISKEMENELLPDEFLKDNDDINSNLHDNGKSDNSISHVNINASMENNKPEKFQYKLLAFLVNSMLCFILFFKEDDQFPFQEAVRYGLILMLGLTWNSIYFARIFHALLIIGILLVTLL, encoded by the coding sequence ATGGAAAATACCTTGATGagtttaatattatacaaaCAAGTTAATGAACCAATAACCACTATTAATGCGTCTAATGATTCAAGTGGTGACTCTAGCGGCAATtcaattgataataatagcttAGTACTTGCCAATGGttctattattttgagAGATCCTAGATCCAACACGTTGGTTCTACATAATAATGTATCTGATAAAATTACCCTATTGCAATCTATATTTCATGATTTAGAATACACCTGTCCCACGTGTGGCCATCCACTAAAAGATAAAGTTGAATATGAAAACCTAAAAATAAGGAACAACACCAACAGTACAAATATGAAAGTTAGAGATAATCTTTATTCAACttcaacaaataataataataataataacaacaacaacaacaataataatagtactaccactaataataataatgacaataatataGATTTCGACAACAGTGCTTCGCAAAGGTTTATTCACGAAAACTATTTCAGATTATTGAACAAGGGCTTATTAGCCGataaatcaaatattttaccaGCATCCACATCATCACagtcttcttcttcttctttttcttctccttcttccTCCTCTCCTTCTCCTTTGGATCATATACCCGCTTCATTATTTACTCAGGGATActataaaactttttttaaaaaattagcaTTATTAGGAATCGGTGCTCGAGGATCCGTTTTTAAAGTTCAACATGTCTTATTGAATTCTATTAATCTTGGTGTATATGCTTTAAAGAAGATACCCATTGGGAATAACTTAGATTGGTTGGCCAAAGGTATGTCGGAAGTTCAATTGTTAAGCAAAATCACTAATAATCATCCAAATTTAATTAGTTATAACCATGTATGGTTGGAAATGGACAATAGTAATGGTATAATTCAAAGTGACGAAAATACTATCAATAAAAGCgaaaacatatttttgaGTGATCAGCAAGTAATGAATTCGACCACTGAGAATCCAGGATATTCCAAGGTACCGTGCATTTTTATCTTGCAGCAATACTGTGCGGGTGGAAACTTGGAGGATTGtttgaaaagaaatgttTGGAACattgaaaatgaatttGATTCAAGagaggaaagaaaaagaaaatttaaaaacatgAGAATGAAAAGACGGCTGAGTAACAATGGCAGCAATGTTAACATATTTAATGAAGGATTGTCTACTTCCAATATAGTTTCTATTTTGAAAGATATTGCATGTGGACTACATAAACTACATGAACTTAATATAATCCATAGAGATTTAAAACCGTCAAACTGTTTattgacaaaaaaatacgAGGCTGGTGATCCTAAATTTCCCACAATAGTTATAAGTGATTTCGGTGAAAGCCAAATTGAGGGTCAGCTAAGAACAGCTACTGGAGCTACAGGTACAATTGAGTTTACAGCGCCAGAAGTTTTGATTGACAAAAATACAAACTCATCTACCGCCAACAGTATTAAGACAGTTGCTAATAATacgaataataataagtatTGTGAATTTACTTTCAAATCCGATATGTATTCACTAGGTATGGTgggatattttttaatttttagaGAGTTACCTTGGGAAAAGATCCCAACAATGTCGGAATTGAAAGTTCGGATAAGATCGTATGTATTTAGTTCGGAAAAAATGCGAGAAAACTACCATTTTGCACCGGAAATTGACCCCAGACTTTTTAAACTATTGGAGAATTTACTTTCCCATGATCCCGAAACAAGGTTTTCAACTGATGAGgtgttaatatttttggagTCTATTGAAAGTATTAAAGACGAGACTgaaaatactaaaaatgAGACTGAACATGTGAGAGCTAATTCAATTAGCaaagaaatggaaaatgAGCTACTACCTGATGAATTTCTTAAAGATAACGATGATATTAATAGCAATCTTCATGATAATGGTAAGTCTGATAATAGTATTAGTCATGTAAATATAAACGCATCTATGGAGAATAATAAACCCGAGAAATTCCAATACAAGTTATTAGCCTTTTTAGTGAACTCCATGCTATgctttatattattttttaaagaggATGATCAATTTCCGTTTCAAGAAGCGGTGAGGTATGGTCTGATATTAATGTTAGGATTAACTTGGAactcaatttattttgcaCGCATTTTTCATGCCCTATTGATAATTGGAATTTTATTAGTAACATTGCTGTAa
- the EFM2 gene encoding S-adenosylmethionine-dependent methyltransferase (similar to Saccharomyces cerevisiae YBR271W | EFM2 | Elongation Factor Methyltransferase) yields the protein MDFDVLDYISKDEKPHIPTNQQNEEILFKRSTPIIDHNIDTVSSSTENTYDTRCQVVPLQLLDLPPVKTMPYFVIFTILKLLKPSVQLNFSHTQSSQDTDNTTGLPNLLETYFYDHNEEEKKNITNLIDITMLWFKKNWNFIFNLASINIEYKQKFVNKIRSLLANNSKASLLSYYTNIIAFCENSLDTEMASSMDLQTVTVTKEHILRECSLRIAENCGRTAQPSTSRFFQLDNMCKRIELFEPGLTNDNLGFKTWGASLKLSQIICNYVFPTDYLYSKNNFNCANDANKNYKILELGAGTGLVGISFICKNMLDTETKNTYAANGIDVYLTDLPEITENLWRNVKLNYKMDDQRNSTNNKVIVDVLDWTDPSAFIKANRITQFDVILIADPIYSPQHPYLIVNMMKTFLRKPRSDGDNTGIKGGVVLLEIPVRDKYEKERQLLWDLLDQNGLQIIHQNVETGVDDFGPTKYIFSKIAWKGNM from the coding sequence ATGGATTTTGACGTTTTAGATTACATCTCGAAAGATGAAAAGCCGCATATCCCAACCAATCAACAGAATGAAGAAATCTTGTTTAAACGTTCAACTCCTATCATAGATCATAATATAGACACTGTTTCATCATCAACTGAAAATACTTATGATACTCGTTGTCAAGTGGTTCCTTTACAATTGTTAGATTTACCTCCTGTCAAGACAATGCcatattttgtaatatttacaattttaaaacttttaaaaccaTCTGTTCAGTTGAATTTTTCACACACTCAGTCATCTCAAGATACTGACAATACCACAGGTTTACCAAATCTTTTGGAAACATATTTTTACGACCATAATgaggaagaaaagaagaatattACAAACTTAATAGATATTACAATGCTatggtttaaaaaaaattggaactTTATATTTAACTTGGCTAGTATTAATATAGAATACAAACAAAAGTTTGTTAACAAAATACGTTCATTATTGGctaataattcaaaagCTTCCCTATTATCATACTATACGAACATAATAGCGTTTTGTGAAAATTCGCTAGACACTGAAATGGCAAGTAGCATGGATTTACAGACGGTAACAGTTACTAAGGAGCATATTTTAAGAGAATGTAGTTTAAGAATTGCAGAAAATTGTGGAAGAACAGCACAACCGTCCACAAGTAGGTTCTTTCAATTAGACAATATGTGTAAAAGAATTGAACTATTTGAACCAGGCTTGACCAATGATAACTTAGGTTTTAAAACATGGGGTGCTTCCCTAAAACTATCTCAAATAATTTGCAATTATGTTTTCCCAACagattatttatatagcaaaaataattttaactGCGCTAATGAtgctaataaaaattataagaTCCTGGAATTGGGTGCAGGAACTGGTTTAGTTGGTATTTCGTTTATTTGTAAGAATATGCTTGATACTGAGACCAAGAATACATATGCAGCTAACGGTATAGATGTTTATTTGACAGACTTGCCGGAAATTACAGAGAATCTATGGCGAAatgtaaaattaaattataaaatggaTGATCAACGTAATAGCACCAACAACAAGGTCATTGTTGATGTGCTGGATTGGACTGATCCTTCAGCATTTATCAAAGCCAATAGAATTACTCAATTCGATGTAATATTAATTGCAGATCCAATCTATTCGCCACAACACCCATATTTAATAGTTAATATGATGAAGACGTTTTTAAGAAAACCGCGATCCGATGGCGATAATACCGGTATTAAAGGCGGTGTTGTATTACTAGAAATTCCAGTTAGAGATAAGTATGAAAAGGAGAGACAGTTACTATGGGATTTGTTAGATCAGAATGGTCTTCAAATCATACATCAAAATGTTGAAACGGGTGTTGATGACTTCGGTCCCaccaaatatatattttctaaaatagCTTGGAAAGGAAATATgtaa
- the BNA3 gene encoding kynurenine--oxoglutarate transaminase (similar to Saccharomyces cerevisiae YJL060W | BNA3 | Biosynthesis of Nicotinic Acid), producing MTNNNIPNSTKLKINPNKQFIKTPKDVWSLTNEAAQAASHNTKNKGRELINLGQGFFSYSPPAFAIEAAKNSFDTPLNNQYSPTKGRPNLINALVKQYANYYSKVVDNFGPSNVQVCTGANEAILSCFVGLINPGDEVIVLEPFFDQYISNIQIPGGVVRYVPINAPENLCSQVTEGKDWKVDIEKLKSTINEKTKILVLNTPHNPIGKVFTREELLEIGQICLANNIIIVSDEVYEHLYFTEEPFPRIATLSPELANITLSVGSAGKSFAATGWRIGWIVSANADLLKYASMAHTRICFSSPSPLQEACASSIEYALANDYYKKMREEYKHKFDILCSVFDELNLPYTKPEGTYFVLVDFSKVKIPFETYEFPQDIQNKAKDFKISYWLINELGVVAIPPTEFYIPEHESQAETLLRFAVCKTDDYLEKAVDRLRLLKNYL from the coding sequence ATGacaaacaacaatatcCCAAATAGCacaaagttaaaaattaatccaaataaacaattcaTTAAAACTCCAAAGGACGTTTGGTCTTTGACCAATGAAGCCGCCCAAGCAGCTAGTCAcaataccaaaaataaaggcCGTGAATTAATTAACTTAGGTCAAGGGTTCTTCTCATATTCACCACCAGCTTTTGCTATAGAGGCCGCAAAGAATTCATTTGATACTCCATTAAATAACCAATATTCCCCAACAAAGGGTCGTCCAAATTTGATCAATGCTTTGGTTAAGCAATACGCTAACTATTATTCTAAAGTAGTTGATAATTTTGGTCCATCTAATGTACAAGTTTGCACCGGTGCAAATGAAGCTATATTGTCTTGCTTTGTTGGTCTGATTAATCCTGGCGATGAAGTAATTGTCTTGGAACCATTTTTTGACCAGTACATCTCTAACATACAAATCCCCGGCGGTGTCGTTAGATATGTTCCAATCAATGCTCCCGAAAATTTATGTAGTCAAGTTACCGAGGGCAAAGATTGGAAAGTTgacattgaaaaattaaaaagcaCTATTAAtgagaaaacaaaaattttagtATTAAATACTCCTCACAACCCAATCGGGAAAGTCTTCACCAGAGAAGAGCTATTAGAAATTGGTCAAATTTGTTTAgccaataatattattattgtttctGATGAAGTTTATGAACATTTGTATTTCACTGAGGAACCATTTCCTCGTATTGCGACTTTATCTCCAGAATTGGCCAACATTACATTAAGTGTAGGCTCTGCTGGTAAGAGTTTTGCAGCTACTGGCTGGAGAATTGGCTGGATTGTCTCAGCAAATGCGGATCTATTAAAATACGCCTCGATGGCACACACCagaatttgtttttcttcacCATCTCCATTACAAGAAGCTTGTGCTTCTAGTATCGAATATGCTTTAGctaatgattattataaaaaaatgagagAAGAATATAAACACAagtttgatattttatGTTCCGTATTTGATGAATTAAACCTCCCCTATACCAAACCCGAGGGTACATATTTTGTTCTAGTGGATTTTTCTAAAGTTAAAATCCCATTTGAAACCTATGAATTTCCACAAGATATCCAAAATAAAGccaaagattttaaaatttcttaTTGGTTAATTAATGAATTGGGTGTCGTTGCCATTCCACCAACAGAATTTTATATTCCAGAGCATGAAAGCCAGGCAGAAACTTTATTGAGGTTTGCTGTGTGTAAAACGGATGATTATTTGGAGAAGGCTGTTGACAGGTTAAgactattaaaaaattatttgtaa
- the SDH8 gene encoding Sdh8p (similar to Saccharomyces cerevisiae YBR269C | SDH8 | Succinate DeHydrogenase) — protein sequence MALNNYIIIKNTKLVSIKGILPFLTNIVSPQIRSSYTITNKRSFQTEVAPGPPKLPKEEQEEFERLQKIAQSQLAIDEYNASVKNGDDNIDLSKLGSSAEKEGSAEIGTFSPEYFKTIPEFEGDVNPVTGEIGGPKQDPLRHGDYSFNGRVTDF from the coding sequence ATGGCACTCAATAACtacattattataaaaaacacTAAATTAGTATCCATAAAGGGTATATTACCCTTTCTAACAAATATTGTTTCCCCACAAATAAGAAGCAGTTATACTATCACCAACAAAAGGAGTTTTCAAACAGAGGTCGCACCAGGCCCACCAAAACTACCTaaagaagaacaagaagaGTTTGAAagattacaaaaaatagcACAATCTCAGCTAGCTATTGATGAATATAATGCTTCAGTAAAAAATGGAGACGATAATATAGATCTTTCTAAATTAGGGAGTTCAGCCGAAAAAGAAGGATCTGCGGAAATTGGTACATTTTCTCCCGAATACTTTAAGACTATCCCTGAGTTTGAAGGTGACGTTAACCCGGTTACAGGTGAAATTGGTGGTCCCAAACAAGACCCATTGAGACATGGTgattattcttttaatgGAAGAGTTACCgatttttaa
- the YHC3 gene encoding amino acid transporter YHC3 (similar to Saccharomyces cerevisiae YJL059W | YHC3 | Yeast Homolog of human Cln3), translated as MTHEPMPTAVSLPNEKTIFIFFWIFGLLNNVLYVVILSAAIDIVGTNTPKSIVLLADIIPSLSIKLLSPFFIHKISYNVRVSSLIIISISGMFLISMSSTSPALLWFSLLGIILASFSSGLGEVTFLQLTNYYSSVSLNGWSSGTGGAGLLGSFAYLLFTSIMHVSVTITLLLFSILPLGFLIYFKLPSVSFTNYHSTDVSGAEQNSDHEIENVDFPLLVEPDLRTSENVYMDIFTINQLYSHLKETLIRLKKLIFPYMLPLSSVYFFEYLINQGVSPTLLFPITKEKSHHFSFFNEYRDMYVTYGTLYQLGVFISRSSGQFFRIKKLYLLTVLQGINLVITIIQSWYYPQHHIFPILILVFYEGLLGGSSYVNTFLNVTEDFKTSEQREFALGAVSISDSFGTMLAAFAGVWLEPKLCKHQVDNGRPWCSL; from the coding sequence ATGACTCACGAACCAATGCCAACAGCAGTATCCTTGCCAAATGAGAAAaccatatttatatttttttggatatttGGATTATTGAATAATGTTTTGTATGTTGTGATTTTATCGGCTGCCATCGATATAGTAGGTACAAATACCCCTAAATCTATTGTGTTACTTGCAGATATCATTCCATCGTTATCAATCAAGTTACTCTCCCCCTTTTTCATCCATAAAATATCTTATAATGTTCGTGTTTCAagtttaattattattagtatctCGGGGATGTTTCTCATTTCGATGTCTTCCACTTCTCCTGCTTTACTATGGTTCAGTCTACTTGGAATTATTTTGGCTAGCTTTTCAAGTGGGTTGGGAGAAGTTACTTTTTTACAACTAACAAACTATTACTCAAGTGTAAGCTTAAATGGTTGGAGCAGTGGTACTGGTGGTGCTGGATTATTAGGGAGTTTTGCTTATCTATTATTTACTTCAATTATGCATGTTTCAGTGacaataacattattactttttagTATTTTGCCATTGggatttttgatttattttaaattgcCCTCGGTATCCTTTACAAACTACCATTCGACTGATGTTAGTGGTGCAGAACAGAATTCTGATCACGAAATAGAAAATGTTGATTTCCCACTACTTGTGGAACCTGATTTACGAACTTCAGAAAATGTTTATATGGAcatttttacaattaaTCAATTGTACTCCCATTTGAAGGAAACTTTAATCAGACTGAAAAAGCTAATTTTCCCATATATGCTACCCTTATCGTCAGTTTACTTTTTCGAATATTTGATTAATCAAGGGGTTTCTccaactttattatttccaattaccaaagaaaaatcacatcacttttcctttttcaacGAGTATCGTGATATGTATGTAACATATGGAACTTTATATCAACTAGGTGTTTTCATTTCAAGATCAAGTGGTCAGTTCTTcagaataaaaaagttatatttattgACTGTCCTACAAGGAATAAATCTAGTTATAACAATTATACAATCATGGTACTATCCACAACACCACATCTTTCCTATATTAATACTCGTCTTTTATGAGGGATTATTGGGTGGATCATCATACGTCaacacttttttaaatgttacGGAggattttaaaacatcaGAACAGAGAGAGTTTGCCCTTGGCGCAGTGTCCATATCTGACTCTTTTGGAACAATGCTTGCTGCCTTTGCTGGTGTTTGGTTGGAACCAAAATTATGCAAGCACCAAGTCGATAACGGTAGACCATGGTGTTCATTGTAG